The genomic segment GCGCTTACATCCCCTCGAGTTAACGTAATGACCCCAACTCATTCCCGCGTCTCTCTGATCTGCGGGCTAACCTGTCCTCACCAAACACGTAGACCAAGTCTGGCCGAGCCTTCTTTATAGAAAGCACCGAGGACGGCAGGCATACCGTCATAGAAATCACAGACGACGGCTTGGAAGATATTTTGCCCCAGGATTGCAGCGTACAGAACAGAGTATACGAGTACGGCGGCTCCAAGTACGATGTATTGGATTCAGACCAACTCATTTTTTCCAACAAGAACGACACCGTGTGCTTGCTCAACCCCGATTCTGGAGAGGTTCAACTGCTAGTACAGAGCGATGTCCTCCGATACTCGAGCTTCTGCGCGAACCATTCATCTCCATGGGTTCTTGCCATTGAGGAAGATCACACATTCACAGACCCTTACAAAGTCCAAAACTACATTGTTGCAATCAATGTGGAATCTCGGGCCGTCAAGAGAGTAGTAACCGGCGCCGACTTTTACTACATCCCTCAATTCAGCCAGGATGGCTCCCGCGTCAGTTGGGTTGAATGGAACCACCCCGACCTCCCGTTTGCAGCAGGGAAGCTTTACATTGGTGATTGGGCACCCGACGGGTCCATAAAGAATGCTCGTCTTATTGCTGGCCAGAATATGGAAAGTGTTGCAGAGCCGCGTTGGGGACCAGATGGCTCTCTGTTCTTTGGGAAGGAAATGGGACCGCATCGAAAGTTGTATCGAATTCCACCGGGTGAAGATTCCGAAACATTGATCCAGCTTGATGGTTTAGATGATGCAGAGTTTGCTGAGGCAAGATTGATGGAGGGCAGGTGAGCATTCTGTGTTCAAGAACGTTACTCCTAGTTGACTGACGATCCCTCAGCCGAACATTTGTTCCTCTTACCGCAAATCTTCTAGTTGCCACAGCAGTCACCAATGGCCTAAGTCGTCTTATCGCCATTAATCTCAGCACCGGTTCGTGGAAACTGCTCGCTGATGACAAGACGCTATGCCATATTTCTGCCGATTCGGTCGCCAAATTGGACGACAATTCGGTTCTAGTCATCGGGAATGGAACAGTCTCGCACAAAGCCGTTCACAGAATTGACGTTGAGCATCCTGAAAACAACAAAGTAATCCGGAAGGCTATTGATGAGAAATTCCCTGATGGAATCTTCGCCCGACCAGAAACTCTTCGCGTGCGTTCTAAGGGTTCGCCAACCAGGGACATCTTTGGCTTCTTGTGGATGCCTCGCAATCCGCTCTATACAGGGCCTACGGGGGAACTTCCTCCATTGATTCTGAACACTCACGGCGGCCCAACAGGACATACTGGAAGTGGGCTCAACTTGCGAGGTCAGTACTTTACATCCCGCGGATATGCGTACCTCGAGCTCAACTATACGGGATCAACTGGACACGGCCGACACTACCGTGAATCCCTATTCGGCAACTGGGGGATTGTTGACTCGGCAGATGTCGTCGAAGTTGCAGATCACCTAGCTGACGCAGGGCGAGTGAATCGCAATGGCATTGGAATTACGGGAGCAAGTGCCGGAGGCTACAATACGCTACAGTCCTTATCGCGATACCCGGGAAAGTTTGCCGGCGGCGTTTGCGTCTGTGGGATTTCAGATCTGTTGAGCTTCAACGACGGGACACACAAGCTGGAATCCGACTACACTGAGGCATTGGTCTTGCATCCGGGCGTAAGtgaggaagagaagctcaagatATTCCACGAGCGCAGTGCCATGTATCACACTGACGGCATGGATTCCCCTCTACTTTTGCTACACGGCCAGGCGGATACTGTTGTTCCCATTCAGCAGGCTAGGATTATTGCAGAGGCGCTTAAGAAACTAGATCGTGATGTGGAGATTattgaggttgaggatgagggaCACATGTTTTCGAAGCCGTCGAGTGCAAAGCTGTggctgttggaggaggagaggtggtggaagaagacgCTTTTGAAGCATCGACAGCGGGGATGAAATATTTGAGATGATACTACCGCGGCGTGATATATATGTACTTGAGTAGATTGTCGAGGTTTGAAGACATGACGGGAGAGGATGCCGCGTGGCTTCTCCCGCAATCTTACACCGATATATATGACGGGATTTCTTTCTTGATGGTTGTAGCTATATACAACATCGGATGTGACCAGGTTGAAGAATGTGCTCACGTACATGAATAAGAGGGTATATCCAAGACAGTCAACAAGGGCGATTCCTTGTGTTACCTACTTTCTCAACAAATCCATCTCATCACATTcaactctcctcctcctccgccggcCAAAAGAACCACAACACAACCATAACAAACTTAATCCCCGCCGCCGTCCACAACGCACCCTGAATCCCAAAAGAACTATGCGAGAACAACCCTCCCGCAACAGCACccaccagcaacagcaacggcGCCGCAGCCCTCCGATTCCTCTCCACGTTATGAAACTTGAACAGCTCCTGGTCCGAGAACAAATCACAGTAAATGCTCGTCAAGACCACGCTCGTCAAGGCATTATACTTGAGGGCCCTACTCGTCACAGCCTGCCCGCAGGACTGAAACGCCACCAGCGCAAGAGGCAGCAACACCGTCCAATCCACGGAATGCTCGTCCTCCGGCGCCGGCACAACCGTCACGATGACCGCCGCCGCAACAATGAGCAGCATCTGCGCGGCAAAGGACGCGCAGAGAACCCATCTCCGCTTGGGGGAGAAGTAGCGGTGGAAgcgggcgaagaagaaggacccGACGCAGAAGGAGAGCAGCGAAATGCCAGACTTGTAGAGTCGTGCGGATATAGGCgggttgaagatggtggcgATGCCGAGGCCGACGTAGACGGTGTTTCCTGCAGGGTGTCAGATGTGTTTTCTGTGTAATGACGTTTTTGAGAATGGTGGCATTACCAGTTTGCATGGAAACGAATGCGCCCCAGACTTGTGTTGACGCGCTGTCTAGTAATCCTGTCACGACGTAGCATAGCAGCAGGACGAGATCTGCCCATGATCGCGATACTTCAGCCGTCATTTGCTTTCGACATTTTGACATGAGGGACGGGCGGGTGGGTTTGCGCCCGAGGAGAGGCTGTTCCTCGTCGGAGAGGACGCCATTGCCGTTCATGATTGCGAGCTGCGGCTGTGAATTGAGAGAATTGAGGCAATTGGGctggagatggtgatgggatTGAGGAACGCGGAATGGAGTTGTAGGCTTGTGATTTTACGGGCTCGGGAACTCGGCGATGAGCGCTCTCTGCATATTATGAGATTTTGTGTGAGCCAGATGCATGTCACTCATTGCCAGACAAGTTCGGCTTCAGATGTTGGCCGATGCTAAACAAGGACGGACGCCACAGACTCAATTCACCCAGAGTCCTTGTCAACGCCAAACCGCCAAGGGAAGCAAGCCAGGGCCACAACGACAACTCCGCTCGAGAATAGCCCGATCAGAGGCAAGTGGAGGCGctgtgatgatggagccgGTGGGACTGTGATGAATGATGACCGGGAAGCTCCTCGGCTCCAAGGTTTGGCGAATGTCTGGTTTCTTGCGTGGAGTTTACCTGATTCAACTATTCCCGCGCTGCTCAATCATGGAGTCGATGGCGACATCGGCGCAGAGGTCACCGATTTGCAGTGAGCCCAACACGGAGCAATTGGCCCTGGGATGCATCTTAGGACGCCATTCTTTAGCCTGTTCATGCTGTCTTGAATGCACAGACGGACAGACAAACGCCTCCTGCATCACTCATGGCTTCGCGCCCCAAGGTTGAAATCAAGGTTGATCAAGTGGTGTGAGCACCCTTCATGAGCACAATCGGCGACACAGTCTCATCCATCTACCATGGAGTCAATTCAATGTAATACACTCAGTGATTGATTGCCGGCTGGTTCAAGCCCAGGGTatcaagtccatgtccatgtccatgttcatCCGGAGTAGCATCATCAGCCGCTGCAACCGATTCACCCCCCGTGTCTCGGGATACAGCTCAACGTTGCTACGCCTAGTTGCATAAACAAGTTCCATGAAATCTGCAACTCAATTGACTCTTGCTCCTAATCAGCTAAATTCCTGTGCTCCCCTAGCAGCTCAGCTGTCTCCGGCGCAAAAAGTAGACGCCGTGTCAACGCATCGGACTTGGCTCGGCAAGTTGAGTTGCTCTTCACAAACATTCGCAATCGCCCCCAACGTCACAGCCTGGATCAAATTGATTATCCCCCGGCCGAGCACCTTGCAAGTTGCTACACTGGGGTAATACCAAAAGGGACCAGACACTGGGATCTGCTGGTGCGGCCATGTGCCCGCTTTGAATCGACTAAACCGCGCAAACACAAGCCATTCCCATGCTATCCGTGTAAGAGCCACGGATAGAATGGGTCATGGccggacatggacatggacatggactgatGCCACCGGTTGACTTTGTAGCTTGACATTTCGCCATCAGCGGCGGAGAGTGGCGCTTTATAAAGTGCTTCCATCCTGTGACGCAACTAttctgcttcctcttctttctaCTCTCTTCATTTGTCTCAGAGGTTGCTATTGTACGACGGTTTGTAGActgaacatttgaagcttccACCGGACCAAGTTCGTCTCGCTCGGTCAAGCTTCCTGTAACTCGGCAAaccaccatcgccacccTCCAATTCAATCAAACACGCCCTCTGCGCATCGTGGCACCAGAATGAAGCTCACCACAGCCCAATTGCTCCTCGCCGGAGCTGTCGAGCTCTGCGCCGGTCTCCCTCACTACGACAGCCCTCAGCAGCGTCTCGCCAAGGGCCTTTCTCTCACAGGCAAATACGCCAAGGACGAGCCCTACACGCCCGGACACAAGGACCCTCACGACCATgccattgacgccattgGAAAGGGTCTTGATCCTCGGCCGTGGCGCAACGGCGACGGCGCTACCGTCCTGGGTCCGTATAATCGCGATCGGTCGCGGCAGAGCCCAGATATGATTCGGCCGCCGAGTACGGATCACGGaaacattgccaacatgcGCTGGAGCTATACCGACTCGCATGTGAGAATTGAGGTACGTCGGACACGCTCATGCTTTAAATTGGACGTTGGGAAGCTAACACGCCGTGTAGGAAGGcggatggaccagacagaccacCATTCGTGAGCTGCCCACCAGCATTGAGCTTGCTGGAGTGAATATGCGTCTTGACACGGGCGTCATTCGCGAATTGCACTGGCACAAGGAAGCTGAGTGGGCGTACGTGCTCGAAGGTGAAGTTCGTGTCACTGCGCTCGACTACGAGGGCGGCAACTTTATCGACGACTTGAAGAAGGGTGATTTATGGTACTTCCCCAGCGGCGTGCCTCACTCTCTGCAGGGACTGGGAGAAAACGGCACAGAATTCCTGCTCATCTTTGATGACGGCCGCTTCTCCGAGGAATCTACCTTTATCCTGACCGACTGGCTGGGTAAGTAGGCATCACATACACAGAAACAAACAACAGTCCAAAAACTACAGACACAAATCAGAGACTAACAAACCCAGCACACACGCCCAAGTCCGTCATCGCCAAAAACTTCCAACTCGACCCCGAAGTCTTCGCCCACCTCCCCGCCGGCGAGAAGTACATCTTCCAGGGCTCTCACCCCGGCAGCATCGACCAAGAGCGCCCAACCGGCAAACACGTCAAGAAGTCCAAGTACCAATTCACGCACAAGATGCTGGACCAAGAGCCCAAGCACACGTCCGGCGGCCTCGTGCGCGTCACCGACTCGACCAACTtccccatctccaagacCGTGGCCGCCGCGCACGTCATCATCGAGCCCGGAGCGCTGCGCGAGATGCACTGGCACCCTACCGCCGACGAGTGGTCGTTCTTCATCCGCGGCCGCGCCCGCGTCACCATCTTCGCGGCCGAGGGCAACGCCCGAACGTTCGACTACGTCCCCGGCGATGTGGGCATCGTGCCCAAGAACATGGGCCACTTTGTGGAGAACATTGGCGACGAGCCCGTCGAGATGCTCGAGGTGTTTCGGGCGGACAAGTTCAGGGACTTTTCGCTGTTTCAGTGGATGGGCGAGACGCCGCAGCGCATGGTGGTTGATCACTTGTTTGCGGGGGATGAGGAGAACGGGAAGAAGTTTTGGGATCGGGTCAAGGATGCGAAGAAGGATGAGGTTAAGAAGGATGggggtgatgatgctgatgttgagggtgagggtgagcTTTAGATaccatggtgttggatggaatTTGCAAAAATCTTTTGTATAAAGTTTTATACTTGAAGTAGCTACATTGTCGTGATGGTTTAACACGAGGCACATTGCACTTTCTTGGTGTTTACGACGTGATTTTGCTTGTGACTTCCGATATTCCGCCTTACTCTCCCGCAACATTGGTCACCTAATTTCACAGTCATATTCAGTCGATCTCAGTTTCGCTAACAAATACCCTCGCCACTCGTCACAAATGTAAAAACAGCAGATGCCCGAAACACCCACTTTCTCACGGAGACGACGGCCTCAAGAAGTGGATCCGGCGGGTCCCAAATCAAGTCCCGCCCGGCTTGCGTCTGCCGTAGGTGGCCGTCAGAAACGAGCCAAAACAAGGACAGGCTGAATAACGGAGTTGAGTCGGTATGTTTCTGAGCCTGAAGCTGTCTTCGGATGGGGGTGCGTATTTGGATTTCATTTGTTCGGAGGTAAATTAAGTGGCAGATTAAACTTGGGTGCGCAGGAGAGATCAATTCGATGCATGGCTGCGCATTACGAGGCTGATGGTGCATGTGTGATGTACTGGGGCCTTTCGAATTTGGGCATATGGCTTACGTTTGTGCTACATTGTCTTGAAAGGAAGTATGGAGTATCAGAAACAGGAATGTGAGAATATTGCTTTTGCGGGTGGACTGGCATCCGTTTGAGGCATCAGCCGGTCAGGCTTACTTGGATGATGATTATTATATCGCAATATGCCAAATTCAGACGCATAGATCCACATGGATAGTATGCCGGTGGGCTTTACGAGCATTATTTAGCACTGCTGCCATAGGGGATTAGCACCGACATTTGACACGACTAAAGCTGGGCTCTGTTGTATTCAAGATGCGATTGAAGTTTGCGACAACCACGAACATCAACAAACACTCGAATGCCATCCTCACTTCGATCATGAATAAGAAAAGCCCCTAAACACTTTCCAAATGGGTAAATAGAAATTGCAACTATCGAACCCCGCAAGCAATGATATGCACGCCCCAACTCACAACTGCGACTTCATGACGttgtcaccaccacaacaagcatcacagagaagccatcaccacgaACCCGTCGTCATCACAGCTTGACGCTCCATTCGGACCTAAATCGGTATCCCAAAAATCACCGAAACCCCCGAGTAATTGAACCTCACATGCCATCAGAAATAATGCTGTGAAATGCTTCCGCTGGCAGCTCATGCAAGTGAGCAACAAACACCTGTAAAGACTGACatcccagcagcaacatggGGTGCCTATGGCTTCAGGCAAAACTGGTGTGTACCCCCGCGTGGTTAGGGGCAAGGCTGGCGATGGTGGCTTTTGCGCCAAAACATGAATGGAGGAGGCATTGTTCCGTGTTTTGTTCTACAGTGAAACTGAAACGCCAGCAGGAACCACGATCGACTTGCTCATCATTGCCGCATCATGGCCTTGCGCAGAGTTGCATTTTCATGAACTGAGCCTCAATTTACGAGAAAGACACATGTCCGGCCTGAACTGATTCAGTCATACCCGAGGTGAAACATGGCGCAAGGCCTGCCGAGTCCAGGCTTCATATTGTCGAGGAGCTGCTGAGGCGTGTAATCCGTAAAATGCAACGCTGCTTCCGTGCCCTATTTGTACATCTGGACAGGACTTACAGGTCGTCTGGAGAATGTAGACGGTAAACATGTTGTAGGCTGTCCCTGGCCTCGGTTCTACACCTCGATGACAATTCACCCGAAGACATGGGGACGGCGGCGCCATAGTGGAGAGTTGAATGTTCCCCGCTCGATATTCCCCATTCTCAGGGCTGTGATGGCTAAACTGCGATCGTCAGCTCCATACTTGAGTAGTTGGCGTTTATTTAGAGGGCGGACTGCTACAAGGGCGGGCAGGCAGTGGACGGTATGATGAGGGTTACAAACGACGACAATGAAGAGTCGTACATGGCAACTGCGCCTAGCTGAATTGACATTCTCCGTAAGGCAGAGAGAACCATGGATGTTGTGTTCACAGCCAAGTTATCAGCATGCAATGCTACACTGCAGCAATGGTCTGGGCAACGGCCAAATCTCCTTGGCAAAAGGAATACTTCCAGACTTGGAAAGTTCCTTTTCTCGGCGTACTCAAGCCAAGGCGCTTCTGCGGGGTACAAGGACAGGGCAACAATGGGGAAGATGATGGGATGGAGGTTTGGAGGCTAGAGGAGGCGAGCTGTAAGCCAGTGTTCTAGATGATGGCTTGCGAAGTAAGAGGCTGTTTATTTGCGACGGTGTGCAGATCCGTTTGTGAGGCGAATGCCAAGATACTAGATGTTGGCAACTTACTTTCTGTAAGTAGAGTATCACAATGAAATGGGATGGCCGGCAAGTACAGTACCCTCGATGATGACCAACAAATACCCACGCCATTGCCACGTTTAGGCTAGATGAGAGCTCTCAGCCATGACCTTGCAGCGTCTATGCATATGGTTTCAAGCTTGGCGCCGACTgcttctccatttccaacaactATCCAATCATGTCGCAACGCCATTGTTTCCGTCACTCATCACAGCGTTGCATTGCTGTGACCGACTCTCCGGCTCCTACTCATAGCGGGTTGTCCCTCGGATGAAACGGCACGTTTCAAATACTAATAATGGAACTCTaaggatggagatgatcACCTCATTCATGCTACTTTTTCGTATACCACGAGGAGCGAGAACAGCCGTGGTTGTCTTGCGAACACAAGCATTGAAAGTCAACTCGTGGACTTGGAAACAGCAGTAGAGAAGGGTAACGGCCTTCAACCCTGTTGGTCACCACAATAACCTGGCTAGATGCGAAGTGGCTTGCCCTTTTTGCCGCTGAACATACGCTACAGACAGCCATATCGTGGGGAAATAAGCCACCTTCTGGATCCTTGCCCGGCTAGCTGCAATATTGGGTATTTCCGTATTACACGGCCAACGAGGACAAGTCACTCTGCTCACCTGCCGCGAGCTCAATTACACCTTAGCTCGTCACCTAGCTGCGGAATCCAGATTTGGGGTTCTCTTCGATAGTTTGTGCGTATTCGCCACAAGGGGCCCCGGTTGCCCGACAAATGGTTGACTATTCCTGTGTGGCCATGTCTGAGATTGTGTAGGCGTCGTCACCAGGGCAAATACTCCTCCGTCTACAAATATCGGCAGACACTGAAATACCGGAGAAATAAAAGTGTCTGGGAGCACATATACAACTAGGTCATACATGTCGGAGATGACACAATCTCAGAGATTCCTCGACACTCGGCACCGCTCTCCGGCCGTGTTTCATCAGACCCTTACCTTCCATCACGGATCCAGTGAACCAACAGCCACGATGGAATACTTTGTACAATACTAGACTTACGTCTGTACCTAATGCCAAAACGGTGGCACCCTTTCAACGTGCTTTTGAGCGCCGTCCCGGCTGGGCAATGCGGCGCTGCCACCTCCAAAACATCCAGCCATGGTTTGTTAGTTCTGGGAGCCGAATTGATGTGCCGCCATCCAGCCAATTGCCAAAGAGGCTGCGTCGATCGTTCTTTTTGGCCCTGCTCACACCCATTCGTGAATCTGACTTTGTTTGGTTCGTCCATTCCCCCCTCATGGCGAGGTGATATGGCTTCCGCCGTGAGCTGCATAACCATGGCGTCGCATCTGACATGTCTCGTTGGTAATTGGGGATTACACCACCTTGTCCGTCCGTGCAAAACGAGTCGTTGGCCACGCCCGGCTAAAGCAAAGTTCCTGACACTATACTTACTGCGTGTGTAAACGAGGAAAGTGAAGGCATTGACTATTTGTGTCGCGTGGTTTCCCCTCCCCTTAGTTTGGTGTAATTCGTAGTGTTGGTGTGAGTGGTCATCGCAGGACTGGGCACCTATATATCAACCACCATCGTCCTCGTAGCAACCATTTTTTGATTGCAGAACCGCAATCTTCTTATTACTAGATATCTATTGTCAAACACCGAAAGATTGCCGACCCTACAAAGTCTGCACTTGTGGTAAAATCTCTGAGCAGTCTCCGAACTTGCCGAGCATCGTCCAGCCCCACGGCCGCGGCGAgcaaaagatgaagagtTTATCCAGCGTCAAGGACCGCATGGTCACCGCTGTCCGAACTGACCCGAATTACAATCGATGGGGCAGCTGGGTTGGTCCTGTGTCCAGAAGGCTTCCGTCTGCTACGGCGGAATACATTGCTGAGAAGCTTCCCATTGCGCAGTGGCTGCCGCATTACAATCCTCAATGGCTCCTCAGGGACTTCATCGCCGGCATCACGGTTGGTGTCATGTTGATTCCCCAGGGTCTGGCGTACGCTAAGATTGCCACTGTTCCTATTGAAAATGGCTTGTATGCAAGTTGGTTTCCGCCTCTGCTGTACTTCTTCATGGGGACGAGTCGAGAGCTTTCCGCTGGTCCAACCTCTATTCTTGGCCTGCTTACCGCGGAAGCGATTGAATCCTTGTCCAAGGAGGGATACAAACCGGCTGATATCTCCTCTGCCATGGCCTTCATGGTTGGAGTTTACGCTCTGGCTATTGGTCTTTTGAAACTCGGTTTCCTCTTGGACTTTGTGTCTGCCCCGGTGCTTACGGGTTGGATCTCGGCCGTTGCCATCGTCATTGGTTTGGGTCAGGTCGGCTCCCTGGTTGGACTGTCTCTTCCTTCTGGCGTGGCACCTATTATTCACGACTTTTTTGCTCATATTCGCAAGATAAAGCCGCTCACCCTTGCCATTGGTCTGACCGGTTTAGCACTTCTGATTATCCTTGAACAAATCGGAAAACGATGGGGAAAGAAGAACAAGTACATCAAGTTTCTTGCAACCAGCCGTGCCGTCATCCTGCTCATCATTTACACCCTCATCTCTTACTTTTGCAACCGCAACCGTGGAAAGGATTTGCTTTGGGATGTCACCAAGGTCGATACTCATGGGTTGCCAACCCCTAGACCGCACGATACCgagctgctgcagaaggTGTTTGCCAGAGCATTTGCACCGCTGATTGCCATGTCAGTCGAGCACTTGGGTGTTGGTAAAGCCTTTGGTCTACGAGGCAACTACAACATCGATAAGAGTCAGGAGTTGGTGTACCTGGGAGTCAACAACATGGTCAACAGCCTGTTTGGCGCTCAAACGACTGGCGGAGCCATGAGTCGAACGGCCGTTAACTCGGATTGCAATGTCCACAGTCCTGTCAACTTTCTCTTTACCGGTGGTTTCATTATCTTGACATTGTACGAACTTGCTCCAGCTCTTTACTGGATCCCAAAGGCAACATTGTCTGCTATTATCGTAAGTACTCTGAATTCCCTGTCATGAAGTCTTAAACACCAGTTGCTCTACTTTTTAGAGTAAATAGATTTCGGTGCTTTTTCATTTCGCAAGAATAAGCATCTTCTTATTAATATTTGAATTTAACTAACACACCTTAGATCATGGCTGTTGCCCACCTGGTTGCTCGACCAAGTCAGTTCTATCGCTTCTGGAAAATGTCCTTCATCGACTTCGTCGGCTCCATGCTCGGTCTCTGGGTCACCCTCTTCACATCTACTGAAATCGGTCTCGCCACTGCCGTTGGCTTCAGCATCGTCTACACCTTGCTACGTCTAGCATTCCCACGCTGGATCGGCCTCTCACACATTGAAACCGAAAACACACACGTCTCCGTGCCCACCACCAGTGCAGCATCGACCAATCTTGACGTCCCAGCCGAGGCATATCTCGTTCAGTACACGGACGACATTCTCTTCCCCAATGCCGAGCGTGTCAAGACGTCCATTATTCAATCTATCAAAGTCCACTTTGACCCGGCATCAGATGCCAGAGTGGACGTGGACAAGAACAGACGCACATGGAACCCAGCTACGAAGAAGCAAATCCTCAAGATCCGAAAGCGAAAGGGCATCACTGCCATCGACGGCAACGATACACCGCTTCGACGTGTTGTTCTAGACTTTGGCCGTGTATCCTTTATTGATACCACTGGTGTCTTCTCACTCATTGAACTCAAGATGGAACTACGCAGATACATTGGCAAGGATCTAGAGTTTCGGTTTGTGGGCATGGTAGATCCTGTGAGGGAGCGGTTTGACCGTTCGGGATGGGAGTTTGGCTCCCCTGGGCAGCAGCGTGCTGAGTCTGCTGACGTTGTTTACTCATCTATTGAAATGGCTCTTTGGCATGAGGGTTCCGATGACAAGCTTGAATTggtggaagagaagacgCTGGACGTATGAGTTACGCTATTAACGAATTATATGTATTGCTTGAGCGAGTTATTTCAGTTTCAATTTCAATATCAATCCTATGTTCGAACACTTGATGAGTCTCATCCATGAGCCCACACTACGAATGCAACTTGGCTGGCCGTCGTGTCAGACCTAAACCTGGGGACACGGCTGATACCCAACTttccttcaccaccatccttgGTCATCCTTGGTCTGCCTTCCCTGCATCAGTCTAGGCACCCAAACCCCCTACCTGTTGATTTGCCACTATCCCAACATGCACACACACTCATCTCTTTCCTCAGCATGTCGTATAAATAGTGTAGTTGTGTATGAAAAACGATTGGTCCAACACTTGCCGACAAAGGCGCCGACGGTCTAGACGAAACGCCTATCATCAACAGACGTCGGATTTAAATCGGTGTCTCTTGATAACTAACCTTGCTCCGCGCCACGTAATGTTGGTCAGTTCCGTTTGGGCCTTGGTGAAGAAGTGCCGTTACATGGTTCCCCTCAGGCAAGGAGGGGGTTGTGATTCGCAGGCTAAATTCGAGTTTAATGGCCAGTCTTGGGGCTCAGCTCTACGGTTACTCTTTTCAAAGCTACTGCGTTGTACTCCGTCGGCTTTGCGTGCTTTGCTTATTGGGTTGGGCGAATGAGCGAGAGTGCCTGTTGGTTTGTGGTTTTGAAGTTGGACTGAAAGGCCTTGGCAGAGTATGTCTTGGAACACAACACGAAGCGATCATGATAGTTGAGAACTGCGGACTTTAACATCAAAGTGTGTTATTTCAGTTATTATCAAATGAAGAGATGAAACAGTATCATTCATTTCAACCCCCCAACGTCTCATTTTGGCCGGTTCGGTCGCCGGCTGGTGTAAGTACCACGGCCAACGCTTCACCACATACACACCGAAGCTGTGAATACTGATCCAACTCAAACGGCTTACAACCATATCCAAAGTCGACTCTTACTTCGTGATATACCTTTCACCAAGACTTGTTACCAAATGATTAACTTATGTCACGATGATCGTTCCTCTCTTGGCAGGGCACAAGGAACGATGAGTCACAACATAACGCTGCGTCTCCTTGACGTAAACATCGATTCAACAACGCGCTTGCAAGATTTTCTCCTTTCTTCGATACGATAACCGTTTCATTCAACAGAAACATCTCCATACTTcaaaatccatcatggcGTCACCCACGGAAGCCAAGTACTCCGCGCTCACCTTCAACTCTCCACTCTCCCAACTCCACGCAGACGAACTGATCAACCACCTCGACCTAACAAAGAATACATCCGTCGTCGACCTCGGATGCGGCTGGG from the Pochonia chlamydosporia 170 chromosome 6, whole genome shotgun sequence genome contains:
- a CDS encoding peptidase S9 prolyl oligopeptidase active site-containing protein (similar to Magnaporthe oryzae 70-15 XP_003709876.1) — its product is MTLKRIAPYGTWHSPISVDATIYKNRALTSPRVNTKSGRAFFIESTEDGRHTVIEITDDGLEDILPQDCSVQNRVYEYGGSKYDVLDSDQLIFSNKNDTVCLLNPDSGEVQLLVQSDVLRYSSFCANHSSPWVLAIEEDHTFTDPYKVQNYIVAINVESRAVKRVVTGADFYYIPQFSQDGSRVSWVEWNHPDLPFAAGKLYIGDWAPDGSIKNARLIAGQNMESVAEPRWGPDGSLFFGKEMGPHRKLYRIPPGEDSETLIQLDGLDDAEFAEARLMEGSRTFVPLTANLLVATAVTNGLSRLIAINLSTGSWKLLADDKTLCHISADSVAKLDDNSVLVIGNGTVSHKAVHRIDVEHPENNKVIRKAIDEKFPDGIFARPETLRVRSKGSPTRDIFGFLWMPRNPLYTGPTGELPPLILNTHGGPTGHTGSGLNLRGQYFTSRGYAYLELNYTGSTGHGRHYRESLFGNWGIVDSADVVEVADHLADAGRVNRNGIGITGASAGGYNTLQSLSRYPGKFAGGVCVCGISDLLSFNDGTHKLESDYTEALVLHPGVSEEEKLKIFHERSAMYHTDGMDSPLLLLHGQADTVVPIQQARIIAEALKKLDRDVEIIEVEDEGHMFSKPSSAKLWLLEEERWWKKTLLKHRQRG
- a CDS encoding oxalate decarboxylase oxdC (similar to Aspergillus niger CBS 513.88 XP_001390016.1), producing MKLTTAQLLLAGAVELCAGLPHYDSPQQRLAKGLSLTGKYAKDEPYTPGHKDPHDHAIDAIGKGLDPRPWRNGDGATVLGPYNRDRSRQSPDMIRPPSTDHGNIANMRWSYTDSHVRIEEGGWTRQTTIRELPTSIELAGVNMRLDTGVIRELHWHKEAEWAYVLEGEVRVTALDYEGGNFIDDLKKGDLWYFPSGVPHSLQGLGENGTEFLLIFDDGRFSEESTFILTDWLAHTPKSVIAKNFQLDPEVFAHLPAGEKYIFQGSHPGSIDQERPTGKHVKKSKYQFTHKMLDQEPKHTSGGLVRVTDSTNFPISKTVAAAHVIIEPGALREMHWHPTADEWSFFIRGRARVTIFAAEGNARTFDYVPGDVGIVPKNMGHFVENIGDEPVEMLEVFRADKFRDFSLFQWMGETPQRMVVDHLFAGDEENGKKFWDRVKDAKKDEVKKDGGDDADVEGEGEL
- a CDS encoding sulfate transporter 4.1 (similar to Paracoccidioides sp. 'lutzii' Pb01 XP_002795045.1), which translates into the protein MKSLSSVKDRMVTAVRTDPNYNRWGSWVGPVSRRLPSATAEYIAEKLPIAQWLPHYNPQWLLRDFIAGITVGVMLIPQGLAYAKIATVPIENGLYASWFPPLLYFFMGTSRELSAGPTSILGLLTAEAIESLSKEGYKPADISSAMAFMVGVYALAIGLLKLGFLLDFVSAPVLTGWISAVAIVIGLGQVGSLVGLSLPSGVAPIIHDFFAHIRKIKPLTLAIGLTGLALLIILEQIGKRWGKKNKYIKFLATSRAVILLIIYTLISYFCNRNRGKDLLWDVTKVDTHGLPTPRPHDTELLQKVFARAFAPLIAMSVEHLGVGKAFGLRGNYNIDKSQELVYLGVNNMVNSLFGAQTTGGAMSRTAVNSDCNVHSPVNFLFTGGFIILTLYELAPALYWIPKATLSAIIIMAVAHLVARPSQFYRFWKMSFIDFVGSMLGLWVTLFTSTEIGLATAVGFSIVYTLLRLAFPRWIGLSHIETENTHVSVPTTSAASTNLDVPAEAYLVQYTDDILFPNAERVKTSIIQSIKVHFDPASDARVDVDKNRRTWNPATKKQILKIRKRKGITAIDGNDTPLRRVVLDFGRVSFIDTTGVFSLIELKMELRRYIGKDLEFRFVGMVDPVRERFDRSGWEFGSPGQQRAESADVVYSSIEMALWHEGSDDKLELVEEKTLDV